GAGGAGGTGAATGCAACGATATCGCCATCATGCAGCATTGGCTCAGCTTTTTGAATGCCGGCTTTGGGAATGTAGCTGTGCTCTCTGGTATTGACCGCACTTTCCTGTTCCCTGATTTTTTCCCAAACCGAACTTTCAGCCATCGCAGGATACAGATTGGCGTGATTTGTCATGAAATTGATCTTCTTCGTAAAAGGTACTCCGCCGACTTTTTCAGTGATATTTTCCAGCCTGCCCCGTTTTTCGTTTTCATACATCCAGTCCAGTATGTAATGCAACCGGGAAGGGTAGCCGTCGATAATGCCGTCGCGGTAGCGCAATTTCGTCAGCTCATTTTTGTAGGCTTCGTAAGTCGCATTTTCGCTTTTTGCCACGGCGAGTGCAACTACACTTTCCACTAGCGTAGTACAGTCCAGCCCGTCGAATTTGCACACCAGTTTTTCTGTGGGATTACCTTCCAATGTGCCCGCCACGTAAGGAGTGCCCAGGAAAGATTCACTCATTCGGAGCACCTGGGTGCCGATATCGCTGCTTTCAGGCAAATCCATTTTCTGTCCAAAAACCTTTTGGAGGTTCGTCTGCGCATAAACTGCGCCGGTGATGGAGATAAGAATGGAAAAAACTGCAACTCTGAACATACTTAAATTTTTTAGCGGGGTGTAATGCAATTGGAGCGCCGTGTCGCATACGTTCCAAACTTCGCAATTACGTAAAAATAATGATCATAAGGCCCATTTGCAATGCTGATCTGTCGTTTTAAACCTGCCTGCCCACCCAGGCGCCGGCTTCATCAGCACTTTCACCGGATTATTTTTTCACGATCTCATATACAAATGCCGATGCGGGTGGCAGCTCTACATGCACGCCGCTTGAAGTGATGTTGGAGGCCTGCGGCTGAAGTTTTGAAGCGAAGGCCGGAAAAACAGGGATAAGCTTGTATTGAGTCGTATTTTCCAGCTTTAAAACGTTACTCCACGCATCCTGGGGAATTTGTACATTCGTTTCGATCGTTCTTTCGCGGTCGAAATTGTAGATAAAGAGCAGTCGTTGGTTTTTGGTGTGGCGGAGATAACTGTAAACGAGTTTTTTATCGTAATTATAACTCTGCCCGTCAACGTTTACATATTGCAAATCATAAAATTCTCCCGCAAAAACAGCTTCATTATCCCGTACAAAATGATTCAGGCTTTCGTAAAAAGACCGGAGCTTTCGCTGCTCTTCGTTCAGTAGATCGGTGTTGAAGCGGCCGCCATTTACCCACTGCTGAAATTCGGTGACACCCCAATAGTCGAAAATAGTAGTCCTGCCGTCTTCACCCTGAAATCCTTCGGCAACCGTTGGATTAACACCCAGTTCCTGACCGAAATAAAGCATCAGCGGCCCCGTATGAAGTGTAGCGCTGAGGACCATTGCGGGATATGCAAGCCACGGGTTACCTGCAAAATAACGCGACGCGATACGCTGCTCATCATGGTTTTCCAGAAAACGCAGCATGTTTTCGCTGATGTCGCCCGATTCCTGCTGCCAGATTTTCGTAATATCCTCCACAGTTCCGTGCCCCTCGATCAGTCGTCGGAGCGAGTTATAAAGTCCAACCTTATCATACAGGTAGTCAAATTTGCCCTGATAGATATAATTGTGATATTGTTGTGGATTATAGATTTCCGCGATAAAAATAATGTCCTGATTCACCTTTTTGATCTCCGGAATCACCCACGACCAGAATTCAACGGGTACCATTTCCGCCATGTCGCACCGGAACCCGTCCACACCCTTTTCCGTCCAGTATTTGAGAATATCATACATTTTCAGCCAGGTGGAAGGAATGGGATCAAAATGCGCGGATCTTCCGTTCAGGTAATCGACACCGTAGTTGAGCTTGATGGTTTCATACCAGTCGTACTGGCTTGGTTGCGCTTCAAAAACATCATTTCCGGTTGCCTTGGCTGGCCTTTCATGGTAGGGGGCGTCCAGCGGGACCGGCGGTTTGTGGCCTTCCGGAACAATAAAATCATGATTCGGAATGTAGTAAAAATTGTTGGCCGGACTGAAGCTCACGGAAACTTCATCATTTTCGCCAAAGTCCTTCACACCGGCAGCCCGCGCGTCGGAATGGTATTGTCTCGCCACATGGTTGGGAATAAAATCAATAATAGCTTTCAGCTGATGGGAATGCGTACGCGCGATCAAAGCCTCGAATTCCTGCATCCGATTGCTTACATCAACAGCCAGGTCCGGATCTACATCGTAATAGTCTTTCACGGCATACGGCGAGCCGGCTATTCCTTTGACGATCAGCGGATGATCGGGACGAATGCCAAATTGCGAATAATCGGTAAGGGTGGCATGTTCCAGGATGCCCGTGTACCATACATGTGTGATACCGAAGTCGGTAAGCGCTTTCAGTGCGGTATCGTTAATGTCATCGAACTTGCCGCAGCCATTTTCTTCAATAGTGCCGTAAAATTGGTTGGTAGTATTCTGGTTGCCGAAAAGGCGGGTGAAAATCTGATAAATAACAAACTTATTCTTGTTAACTGGGGACATAGCCTGGTTCTGCTTTAATGCGGTTGTACGGAATGAATAAAGACCTGGATTTTCTCTTAAATATTACACTAGTATCGGCCTCTCGAAAGCCCCGGCGGAGGAGATTGGGAATTTTTACTATTTTGCAAGATATTAATTTTGAAAATATGCCCTCTATTCATGCATGCCTTTTTGATCTCGATGGAGTGATCGTTGATACCGCGAGGTACCATTATATAGCCTGGCGCGAGGTCGCCAATGCACTCGGATTTGATCTCACACCAGCCCAGAACGAGTTATTAAAAGGGATCAGCCGCATGGAATCGCTCGATATTATCCTGGCGATCGGCGGAGTTGAACTGACTGACGAAGAAAAGGTTAAGCTGGCCACAGGGAAGAACATCCGCTACCTGGAGTTATGCAGTGAAATGACACCAGCTGACACCCTGCCCGGCGTGCGGCATTTTATAGATGAGCTCAAAGAAAAAGGCGTCAGGATCGCCCTGGGATCTGCCAGTAAAAATGCCCGGGTAATCCTTCAAAGTATTGATATGCTTTCCTATTTCGACTCGATCGTCGATGGAAACCGGGTTACAAAAGGAAAGCCGGATCCCGAAGTTTTCCAGCTTGGAGCCGCAGATCTGGAAATAGCTCCCGAAAACTGCGTGGTGTTTGAAGACGCTGTTGCGGGGGTTCAATCGGCAAAAGCCGCCGGCATGTATGCAGTAGGGGTAGGGGAAAAGTCTGTGCTCGCCGAGGCTGATACTGTCATTCCCGGATTTGAAAACTATACATTTGCAGGTCTTAACAATTCGCTCTCCTGATTTATTTTTAACACCAGCATTACCCCGATATGAAAAATTACATCACTCACGACGAATGGTGCATAATAGAAGATGGCTTCCATCCTGCATATAATGAAATAACAGAAAGCCTGATGAGCCTTGGGAACGGCCGGATGGGCCAGCGGGGCAATTTTGAGGAACGATATACAGGTAAAACGCTACCTGGAAACTATGTGGCAGGCGTGTACTTTCCGGACAAAACAAGGGTTGGCTGGTGGAAAAACGGCTACCCGCACTATTTCGCCAAAGTACTGAATGCCTGCAACTGGATCGGGATCGACGTTGAAATAGATGGCGAAATGCTCGATCTGCATACCTGCGAAGTGGAGGAATTCAGGCGCGTACTTGATATGCAAAAAGGAATACTCGAACGTATTGCGACGGTAAGATTGTCTGGAAACAGGCGAGTCAGGATCCATTCAAAGCGCTTTTGCAGTATGGCTGATGATGAAGCCGGGGCGATCAGTTACAGTATTGTGCCGCTCAATTTTTCTGGAAGTTTTACAGTAACACCTTATCTGGACGGCAATATCAGGAACCGGGATGCTAATTATGATGAATCGTTCTGGAATGAAGTAGCGGCTGAAAACGTGCACTTCGGGGGCTGTCTGGTGCTGGAAACGAAGGAAAATCCTTACGGGGTAGAGCAGTTTCGTGTCGCGTCGGCGATGAAATTTGAGGTGATCTTAAATGGAAAGCCCGTTGATTCTGTCCAGGAAATCAGGAAGGAAAAATATGTGGGGGCGAAGGTAGAGGCAGAAGTCAAAGAAAATGAAATCCTCACAGTTTACAAGTACGGAGCCAATTTATCCTCCTCGAATTATGCTGCTGAAACCCTCCTAGGGGCTGCCAGGGCATATGTCCAGCGTGTTTTTGAAAAGGGCTTTGATACAATGTATGAGGAGCATCTGGCAGCCTGGGCTGAAAAGTGGGCTAAAAATGATATTACTATTGAAGGAAATCCAGCCGCCCAGCAGGGTATTCGTTTCAATATTTTTCACCTGGGGCAGACTTACACTGGCGAAGACGAGCGGCTGAATATCGGACCAAAAGGATTTACCGGTGAAAAATACGGAGGCAGCACTTACTGGGACACAGAAGCCTATTGCATTCCGTTTTATCTGGCAACAGCTGAGCAGAAAGTTGCGCGCAATCTGCTCGTGTACAGGTATAAACATTTGCAAAAAGCGATCGAAAATGCGGAGAAGCTCGGTTTTACCGACGGAGCCGCATTATACCCGATGGTCACGATGAATGGCGAAGAGTGTCATAATGAATGGGAAATCACCTTTGAAGAAATACACAGGAACGGAGCAATTGCCTACGCGATTTATGATTACACCCGCTACACAGGCGATGAGAGCTATCTGAGTGAGTTCGGTCTCGAAGTATTGATCGGCATTTCCCGCTTCTGGAAGCAACGTGTCAACTGGTCGGCGGAGCAGGAGAAATATGTGATGTTGGGTGTTACCGGGCCAAATGAGTACGAAAATAATGTGAGCAACAACTGGTATACCAACTACATTGCCGCCTGGACGCTGCGCTACACGCTCGAAATCATCGGAAAGCTCTGGACAGAAGATTCCAGAAAGCTCAACGAGATCATTCTTAAAACCAATTTCAAGCTGAACCAGGAAATGGCGGACTGGAAACACATTGTCGCCAATATGTATCTGCCTTTTGATGAAAAAAGGCAGGTATACTTACAGCAACAGGGGTTTCTGGACAAGGAAATACTGACAGTAGAAGACATTGCAGACCAGCGGCCGATCAATCAGCGGTGGTCCTGGGACAGGATTTTGCGATCCTGTTTTATCAAGCAGGCGGACGTTCTGCAGGGCTTGTATTTCTTTGAAGACGAATTCGATCAGGATACGATCAGGCGTAACTTCGCATTTTATGAGCCGATGACCGTTCATGAATCTTCACTTTCTCCCTGCGTACATTCAATACTGGCGGCCGGACTTGGTTTAAAGGAAAAGGCTTATGAGATGTATGTCCGCACCGCGCGTCTGGATTTAGACGACTACAATAATGATACGGAGGATGGTCTGCATATTACATCGATGGCCGGAACCTGGATGAGCATCGTGAAAGGTTTCGCAGGTCAGCGTGTAAAAGACGGGATCCTTGTATTGAATCCTTATATACCGGAACAATGGAAGTCCTATTCTTTCCGTCTCGGTTTCCGGGGCTGCTGGCTTAAAATATCAGTTTCGGCTCAGGGTGTGCATGTTGAGAACACTTCCGGTGCCGATTTGACGATGATTGTAAAAGGGAGAAAATTTGTCCTGAATGCGCATGCTTCACTGTTGATTTAGTCGTTTTAATATTTCTTGAAAAAATGATATAATACCGAGGATTTACCTTTCGGTTAAAGTAATAATTGTAATTCTGACGCAGAACTCGTAGGTTACGACTTTTTGAGCCATTTTATTTGACTATGGTACAGAAAACCTACTTACTTGTTTTGTCAAGTATATGGCTGATGCTGACCTTGTTAAGTCTTGGGGAGGCTACTGCTCAGGAGTTTGGTGAATGTCAGAGATTGGTCAAGGATTTGCTGCCGGTTTTTAACCGTTCGTTTGAAGAAAACAATCCTGCATTGTTAAGGGAAAAGTCATATCAACGCGGCATTCGTGAATTGCAGGCGGCTTATTCCCTATACCATAAACATGCTTTTGAGCCGTCTGATTCGGTTCAGCAGATGAATAACGAGGCAGTGATTCTGGCTCTGCTCGGGAACTATCAAAAGGCTTTTCATATCATGGAAGACCTAGATCTGAATGATCAGGAACCCCATTTCCGCTATAACAGAGGGCTTTTTGCTTTGCTTTCCGGAAAGTATGACGCCGCACGCAATGATTTCGGTCAGGCCGCGGGCGGTACCCATGCGAACCTGAATACTATCGTAGCTTTCGGAAAGCAAAAGAAATACAGTGAAGCAGCGGATTTCGCAGCCGGAAACTCTTCGAAAAACAGCGGAGGGAAGTGGAATTATAATCTGGGAATGATCCACAAATACAGCGGACGGACGGAGGATGCAATTGAAGAAGTAACTGCGGCGATCAGGCAAAAAGATGAAATGGCTTACCGGCTGCAGCGGGGAGATATGCTCATGCGGACAGGGAATGAAAAGCGGGCTGTGAAGGATTTCGAAAAAGTGGCGCGTACGCACCCGAAAGCGCAGATCAGATATGCGAATGCATTGCTTTCGCTCAACCAGTTTGGTGCTGCCAAAGCTGTTTTTTCTACCTATCTCGAAACGGACGACCGCACCTTCAGAGGCGATGCTTATCTTGGCATGGCGCATTCCCATTATGGCTTAAAACAGATCAGTGAGGCGCAGCGATACTATAAGCTGGCTTCCACACTGAAAAGGGAAACACCCGCCCTGCAATCAGGTATCGCCAATACTCACCTCTCCAAGCGTGAATACCAGACAGCTTTCACACTTTTCGACAGGGTCATCAAGAAGGATTCGACGTATTTGCCTGCCTATCTCGGCCGTGCCGTTTCATATTATGGGCAGCAGAAATACGACCTGGCTTTAAAGGATTTTAAGAAGGCGGAAAAGGCGCTGGACGAGCATAACCGGTTCTTTGCCGACCTTTTTGTGACAAAAGCATTTTCGGAATATTACCTTAAAAAGACCAGCGAAGCGCAGGACGATTTTCAAAAGGCAATCAAACTAGACGCGACGAGATATGAGGCGCTGGCAGGTATGAGCGGAATCATGATCGATCAGAAACGGTATTCCGAAGCAGGTACTTTCCTGTCAAAAGCGCTTCAATACGAACAGGGTTACGATTTGATGTGGAGCAACTACGGGAACTTATTGCTGCACTTCGATATGTATAAAAAAAGCTATAACGTATTCAAAAAGGCGGTTTCACTGAACCCTTCCAATGTCAACGCGCAAAATGGCTGGGGAGTCGTCTTGCTCGAAAACGATCAGCTCGATAAGTCGATGGCACTTTTCGATAGCCTCGTACGGGAAAAGCCAGACCTGCCTTTTTTACATAACAACCACGGTATCGTTCAGGCTTACATAGGTAACCGGCATGATCAAAAACACCAGGTTAATGAGGCCAATGCACGTTATGACGGAGCGTTTGAGGATTTTAAAAAAGCCATGGAAGCAGCGCCTTCTCGGAAGTTTTACAATGTAAACCAGGGGAATGTATACCGGTATCTCGAGAAATATGATGAAGCTAAACTGAGCTATCAGACTTATCAGGACAAAAGTGCGCTGAATAATACTGCGGTTATGTATGCAGGCCAGGAGCGGATCAAAGACGCCAAATATTATCTCGGCGTAGCACTGCAAATTGACTCCCTGCACCGGGTATTTCAATATAACATGACCGTACTCGCGAAGGGCAAGCAGAAGGAAATGATGCGGCTTGTCGCTTCCGCAGATGAAAACAGTCCTTTTTCAGACATCGGCATCAAGTATAGCAGGGACGGGTTCGTAACAATCTATTTGTATGATTATGAGTATGACGTGCTCACTTTCCCCGGCAGGCATTACATGCCTTTGCCGGTTGCGGAATACAAAGAAGATTACTTCATTCCGGAATATGATTTCAAACTGATTGCTTACGGGAAGAAGAAAAACGAAGGTGAGAAGAAAAAGCGGGTGAAATACCGCAGTCAGAAAGTAAAGCTGCCTGGTTCCAGGAATAGGGCAGGCACCCGTTGTCCTGTGCTATTTTGAGCAAACAGGGTCAAAAATGTGGTCAGAATGAGTCTGTGAGAAAAAAATTCTACGCCTTTCCCATCGGTCATCCCCAGGTAATGTAAAATTTTCTACTATTTTATTGCTGTAGCTGCTCTCAGGGCCGCATTTCACCCCTGTGCTGGGCCAGGATATTTTTGATCTCTACGAAACTGATCGGTTTATCCAGAAAATAATCTGCACCATTCCGGAAAGCTTCGTCCCGCAGGTTGGTCATCGCACTCATAGTAACCACAAATACTTTCTTGTCCGAATGTATACTCCTGATTTTTTGAATCTCGCCAATGCCTTTTCCGTCGGGTAAGTTATTGTCGATGAATATCCAATCCGGTTTCATCTGGGCAATACAGGCCATTCCTTCGTTTAAGGACGCTGCTACTTTAATAGCCGTTTCGGGTTCCCTGATATTAAGTTGTCTCACTAGAAAATTGCGCATCAATGCTCCCAAATCCCTTTCATCTTCAATAATTACAATCTTCATAGCGCTGTGTCGGAAATATAAATTTAGTCATCAATAGCGGAGGTGCCTGGTTTTACAAAAACTCTGTGCATTACGATTTGGGTTACAAATGCAATAACCCTGCCATTTAAGTGCCTAAAAAAATGCTTTCCGCCAAAGCGCCTGTCGAATGAATTCAATGCTGTCTGGTCGTCGCAAAACTTGCGAAGCTTTTCCGCTATTTAGGAATTTTTATTTACATGTTGAACCAAACCAAGTGATGTTCATTAAATCGTATCGTATTGATTTTTAATGGTTTGTGTTAATATGTTCGGAAGGGTATCATTTGGTACAGGATTTTTCCTGCCTATTGAAAATGATTGATCACGTTAAAGCCAAAGTTATGTCAGGTAATAAAGTTATTTTAGGTATCGTGTCAGCTGCTGTCGTGGGAGCAATTATCGGATTACTTGTTGCACCGGAGGATGGAGCAAAAATGCGGAAGAAGATTAAAAGGAAAACGAACAGTCTCGCCGGAGACTTGATCGACGCTCTTGAAAAGAGCAAGCAAAGTGCTAAAGATGCTGCTGACAATCTAAAAGAGGAAGGCTCGGCGCTCAAAGACGAGGCTGTAAATAAGGCCGCAGAGTACACCGATACTGCAAAGCGGGAATTCAACGATTTTAACTAAAATTTGAGTGGCCGGATCCAATTGTTCCGGTCACTACTTTATCCCATCAACATGGAAACGAACATCGATCCCCCAGCGGATCAAAAGCCGAAGAGCACGGTAACAAATACAGTTGAATACTTTAAAGAAATGCTCGCAGCAGGAGCGCCGGGTGCCGCGGGGCAGGGATTAGGAATTGGCGTAGGCGCAGTACTTGCCCGTACCGCGCTGAAACGATTACCCGCACCTCTCAACTTTGTTGTCCCCATGGTTGTAGAAAAAGTAATTTTGAAACACGGCGTCGAAGAAGGTCGGGAACTACTCCTGAAAGGTCTGAGGTGGGTCAAAAAGGCAACCGATGAAACGCCGGAAGCAGCCTCTTAAATCACGCTGTGTCGTTTATTTCCAAACCCTTCGCCCGAAGGGTTTTTTCGTTTTATCGGGAACATCTTGCGAGGGGATTTTTTACCACCTGCGTATTTACTGAGAAATCGGCAAGGCTTTTGTTAGTTACTTAATTGTCTTTTTATTCGGGTCTCTGACGGCGGATGTACAAATCGCACTGTAATAAGTTTTTTCTATCATTAAGAGGGAGCCGGTAAGTCGGAAGAAAATCGGATTTTTCGAGCGGCGATCCCTCCATACTTATGATTATCAGGCAAATATATTTGCTGCGATGCCAAGAAAATACTAAGCTTGACAGCATCTGTCTTCAAGCTTTCAGTCCGGGCCGCCACGTCGTTAAATGGGAATTGAAACCTGACGAATAGCACCGACCGTGTAGAGTGTCTCTACATTCTGAATTATAATACTCAGTCTGTGGAAATAACTACGCAATCTTTGCGATCGTGGCTCCTACTTACCCGAAGATTGGATAAAGAATCGTAAATTTAAAGCATTAAGAGAACTACCATTTTACCCTTACTTGCTCTATGCAAAGACAGACGCAGACGCAAAGGCAGACCTTAAAATACTCTCCATTACAAATCCAGATGCTGAATTTGCTGCATTTGACGACGATGGAGCTTGAACAGAGAATCAAAGAAGAGTTAGAGGAAAACCCGATTTTGGAAGAGGGGAAGGAGGAGAATGCAGCAGAAGAAACTGCCGACGAGTTTCAGGATCCGGCAGATACAGGGACAGGGGAGGATAATTCCGTTCAGGATTATTATGATTGGGACGAGTTCAGGGATGACGATATACCGGATTATAAAACCTACGCAAATAATCAGTCGGCCGACAATGAATTGTATACGCGTCCTATGGTGGAGTCGATTTCATTCCGGGACGACCTCAAACAACAGGTTCATTTTCTTAGATTGAATGACAGGCAGCAGCTCATTGCGGATTTTGTCCTGGATTCTTTGGATGAAGATGGCTTTCTGAGACGTGATAGTGAGGTGATTGCGGATGATATTTCGTTCGCCAACAGCATGTTCATCGATACGGAGGAAGTGGATGCAATGCTTAAAATAATCCAGCAACTGGATCCC
This Dyadobacter sp. UC 10 DNA region includes the following protein-coding sequences:
- a CDS encoding N-acetylmuramoyl-L-alanine amidase-like domain-containing protein; its protein translation is MFRVAVFSILISITGAVYAQTNLQKVFGQKMDLPESSDIGTQVLRMSESFLGTPYVAGTLEGNPTEKLVCKFDGLDCTTLVESVVALAVAKSENATYEAYKNELTKLRYRDGIIDGYPSRLHYILDWMYENEKRGRLENITEKVGGVPFTKKINFMTNHANLYPAMAESSVWEKIREQESAVNTREHSYIPKAGIQKAEPMLHDGDIVAFTSSVEGLDVNHMGIISKIGSRAYLIHASLGGKKVILTSVPLAEYVASVPKHTGMIVARLNDI
- a CDS encoding alpha-amylase family protein, which gives rise to MSPVNKNKFVIYQIFTRLFGNQNTTNQFYGTIEENGCGKFDDINDTALKALTDFGITHVWYTGILEHATLTDYSQFGIRPDHPLIVKGIAGSPYAVKDYYDVDPDLAVDVSNRMQEFEALIARTHSHQLKAIIDFIPNHVARQYHSDARAAGVKDFGENDEVSVSFSPANNFYYIPNHDFIVPEGHKPPVPLDAPYHERPAKATGNDVFEAQPSQYDWYETIKLNYGVDYLNGRSAHFDPIPSTWLKMYDILKYWTEKGVDGFRCDMAEMVPVEFWSWVIPEIKKVNQDIIFIAEIYNPQQYHNYIYQGKFDYLYDKVGLYNSLRRLIEGHGTVEDITKIWQQESGDISENMLRFLENHDEQRIASRYFAGNPWLAYPAMVLSATLHTGPLMLYFGQELGVNPTVAEGFQGEDGRTTIFDYWGVTEFQQWVNGGRFNTDLLNEEQRKLRSFYESLNHFVRDNEAVFAGEFYDLQYVNVDGQSYNYDKKLVYSYLRHTKNQRLLFIYNFDRERTIETNVQIPQDAWSNVLKLENTTQYKLIPVFPAFASKLQPQASNITSSGVHVELPPASAFVYEIVKK
- the pgmB gene encoding beta-phosphoglucomutase, with the protein product MPSIHACLFDLDGVIVDTARYHYIAWREVANALGFDLTPAQNELLKGISRMESLDIILAIGGVELTDEEKVKLATGKNIRYLELCSEMTPADTLPGVRHFIDELKEKGVRIALGSASKNARVILQSIDMLSYFDSIVDGNRVTKGKPDPEVFQLGAADLEIAPENCVVFEDAVAGVQSAKAAGMYAVGVGEKSVLAEADTVIPGFENYTFAGLNNSLS
- a CDS encoding glycoside hydrolase family 65 protein, producing MKNYITHDEWCIIEDGFHPAYNEITESLMSLGNGRMGQRGNFEERYTGKTLPGNYVAGVYFPDKTRVGWWKNGYPHYFAKVLNACNWIGIDVEIDGEMLDLHTCEVEEFRRVLDMQKGILERIATVRLSGNRRVRIHSKRFCSMADDEAGAISYSIVPLNFSGSFTVTPYLDGNIRNRDANYDESFWNEVAAENVHFGGCLVLETKENPYGVEQFRVASAMKFEVILNGKPVDSVQEIRKEKYVGAKVEAEVKENEILTVYKYGANLSSSNYAAETLLGAARAYVQRVFEKGFDTMYEEHLAAWAEKWAKNDITIEGNPAAQQGIRFNIFHLGQTYTGEDERLNIGPKGFTGEKYGGSTYWDTEAYCIPFYLATAEQKVARNLLVYRYKHLQKAIENAEKLGFTDGAALYPMVTMNGEECHNEWEITFEEIHRNGAIAYAIYDYTRYTGDESYLSEFGLEVLIGISRFWKQRVNWSAEQEKYVMLGVTGPNEYENNVSNNWYTNYIAAWTLRYTLEIIGKLWTEDSRKLNEIILKTNFKLNQEMADWKHIVANMYLPFDEKRQVYLQQQGFLDKEILTVEDIADQRPINQRWSWDRILRSCFIKQADVLQGLYFFEDEFDQDTIRRNFAFYEPMTVHESSLSPCVHSILAAGLGLKEKAYEMYVRTARLDLDDYNNDTEDGLHITSMAGTWMSIVKGFAGQRVKDGILVLNPYIPEQWKSYSFRLGFRGCWLKISVSAQGVHVENTSGADLTMIVKGRKFVLNAHASLLI
- a CDS encoding tetratricopeptide repeat protein, which translates into the protein MVQKTYLLVLSSIWLMLTLLSLGEATAQEFGECQRLVKDLLPVFNRSFEENNPALLREKSYQRGIRELQAAYSLYHKHAFEPSDSVQQMNNEAVILALLGNYQKAFHIMEDLDLNDQEPHFRYNRGLFALLSGKYDAARNDFGQAAGGTHANLNTIVAFGKQKKYSEAADFAAGNSSKNSGGKWNYNLGMIHKYSGRTEDAIEEVTAAIRQKDEMAYRLQRGDMLMRTGNEKRAVKDFEKVARTHPKAQIRYANALLSLNQFGAAKAVFSTYLETDDRTFRGDAYLGMAHSHYGLKQISEAQRYYKLASTLKRETPALQSGIANTHLSKREYQTAFTLFDRVIKKDSTYLPAYLGRAVSYYGQQKYDLALKDFKKAEKALDEHNRFFADLFVTKAFSEYYLKKTSEAQDDFQKAIKLDATRYEALAGMSGIMIDQKRYSEAGTFLSKALQYEQGYDLMWSNYGNLLLHFDMYKKSYNVFKKAVSLNPSNVNAQNGWGVVLLENDQLDKSMALFDSLVREKPDLPFLHNNHGIVQAYIGNRHDQKHQVNEANARYDGAFEDFKKAMEAAPSRKFYNVNQGNVYRYLEKYDEAKLSYQTYQDKSALNNTAVMYAGQERIKDAKYYLGVALQIDSLHRVFQYNMTVLAKGKQKEMMRLVASADENSPFSDIGIKYSRDGFVTIYLYDYEYDVLTFPGRHYMPLPVAEYKEDYFIPEYDFKLIAYGKKKNEGEKKKRVKYRSQKVKLPGSRNRAGTRCPVLF
- a CDS encoding response regulator is translated as MKIVIIEDERDLGALMRNFLVRQLNIREPETAIKVAASLNEGMACIAQMKPDWIFIDNNLPDGKGIGEIQKIRSIHSDKKVFVVTMSAMTNLRDEAFRNGADYFLDKPISFVEIKNILAQHRGEMRP
- a CDS encoding YtxH domain-containing protein, with product MIDHVKAKVMSGNKVILGIVSAAVVGAIIGLLVAPEDGAKMRKKIKRKTNSLAGDLIDALEKSKQSAKDAADNLKEEGSALKDEAVNKAAEYTDTAKREFNDFN